One window of uncultured Methanoregula sp. genomic DNA carries:
- the hisD gene encoding histidinol dehydrogenase: MWKEVGIDAWLAARKTSLEDARTTVTGIIGRVQNEGDAALRDLAKKYCELDDIAVSEEEREAAYDEVDTKVVEALIEAHARIERFHELQKPKDLWFQEMEPGIVLGVKTTALNRVGIYVPGGRAAYPSSALMCAVPAWVAGVKEVCACSPPPVKPLTLVALDIAGVTEIYQAGGAQAVAAMALGTESIRPVQKIVGPGNVYVTLAKMMLREHAEIDFPAGPSEIGIIADSTANPRIVAADVLAQAEHDPNAACILITTDKALPAKVGKEIASQLAAAPRKEIIEQALKNSGYTIVADMDEAIAASDVVAPEHLSIQVADPLSVVTRVKNAGAIFVGRYSAVACGDYAVGTNHCLPTAGYSKMYSGLDVQHFCKTASVEILDRNGLEAIGDIVETIANAEGLYAHANSVRVRREL; encoded by the coding sequence ATGTGGAAGGAAGTCGGGATCGATGCGTGGCTTGCGGCCCGGAAGACGAGCCTTGAGGATGCACGCACTACCGTCACCGGGATCATCGGAAGGGTGCAGAACGAGGGCGATGCAGCACTCCGGGATCTCGCAAAGAAATACTGCGAGCTTGACGATATCGCGGTCTCCGAGGAAGAGCGCGAGGCAGCATATGATGAGGTCGACACGAAGGTTGTCGAAGCCCTGATTGAGGCGCATGCCCGTATCGAACGCTTCCATGAACTCCAGAAGCCAAAGGATCTCTGGTTCCAGGAAATGGAGCCCGGTATCGTGCTCGGGGTCAAGACCACGGCCCTGAACCGCGTGGGTATTTACGTTCCCGGCGGCCGGGCAGCATACCCGTCCTCGGCCCTGATGTGTGCGGTTCCCGCCTGGGTTGCCGGCGTGAAAGAGGTCTGTGCCTGCTCCCCCCCTCCGGTCAAGCCATTAACGCTTGTCGCCCTCGACATTGCCGGCGTCACCGAGATCTACCAGGCCGGCGGCGCCCAGGCAGTTGCCGCCATGGCCCTCGGTACGGAATCCATCCGCCCGGTCCAGAAGATTGTCGGGCCCGGCAATGTCTATGTCACGCTCGCGAAGATGATGCTCCGGGAGCATGCCGAGATCGACTTCCCGGCAGGCCCGAGCGAGATCGGGATCATTGCCGACAGCACGGCCAACCCCCGCATTGTTGCCGCGGACGTCCTCGCCCAGGCCGAGCACGACCCGAATGCGGCCTGCATCCTCATCACCACGGACAAGGCCCTGCCGGCAAAAGTGGGAAAAGAGATTGCCAGCCAGCTCGCCGCAGCTCCCCGGAAGGAGATCATCGAGCAGGCCCTCAAAAACTCAGGCTACACGATCGTTGCCGATATGGATGAAGCAATAGCCGCATCCGATGTGGTTGCTCCCGAACACCTCTCGATCCAGGTGGCCGATCCGCTCTCGGTCGTGACCAGGGTAAAGAATGCGGGCGCTATCTTTGTCGGCCGATATTCTGCGGTAGCCTGTGGTGACTACGCGGTAGGCACCAACCATTGCCTCCCCACGGCCGGGTACTCCAAGATGTACTCGGGACTCGACGTTCAGCACTTCTGCAAGACCGCCTCGGTGGAGATCCTCGACCGGAACGGCCTTGAGGCAATCGGCGATATCGTTGAGACGATTGCGAATGCGGAAGGGCTGTATGCCCATGCCAATTCTGTCAGGGTGAGAAGGGAACTCTGA
- a CDS encoding YqhA family protein — MDSPPHNEKLKTVDEQSTFERLFESGLWNSRLIVLLAVVFGTLSAIVLFVVGSIEILVSLAHAVSLSSLEGDWQISVLSAIIGGVDLYLIGMVLLIFSFGIYELAISKIDIARSSESFHTLLEISSLDDLKNKIIKVIIMVLIVSFFQRILVLSLKFTSPVDMLFMAASIAAICIGVYFLQRLKL, encoded by the coding sequence ATGGATTCGCCACCCCACAATGAAAAACTCAAGACCGTTGATGAACAGTCCACCTTTGAACGACTATTTGAATCGGGTCTCTGGAACTCCCGGCTGATCGTTCTCCTGGCAGTGGTCTTTGGCACGCTGAGTGCGATTGTTCTCTTCGTTGTCGGATCGATCGAGATCCTGGTCAGTCTCGCACATGCAGTATCGCTCTCCTCCCTGGAAGGTGACTGGCAGATCAGCGTACTCAGCGCCATCATCGGGGGTGTAGATCTTTACCTGATAGGCATGGTACTCCTGATCTTCAGTTTCGGTATCTATGAGCTGGCAATCTCCAAGATAGACATTGCCCGCAGCTCGGAGTCGTTCCATACACTCCTTGAGATCAGCAGCCTCGATGACCTCAAAAACAAGATCATCAAGGTCATCATCATGGTACTTATTGTCAGCTTCTTCCAGAGGATCCTGGTCCTGTCATTGAAATTCACCAGTCCCGTGGACATGCTCTTCATGGCCGCCTCGATAGCTGCAATCTGCATCGGGGTCTACTTTCTCCAGCGGCTCAAACTGTGA
- a CDS encoding ATP-binding cassette domain-containing protein, which produces MLDVGIKKQLRDFTLDVAFQVKPGKILVIMGANGSGKSTTLSSIAGLLRPDSGYVRLGGEDIFDSATGMNLPPEDRQTGYVFQNSAVFPHLTAWENIAFGLRARHEKREIIESRVSSLLKKMDIRNLSEVKARDLSGGQKQRVALARAIAVQPKILMLDEPFTGLDVDSIRAVRDLTRAVVTEMQIPCLLVTHRVGDILEIGDKSCVLCCGKKEWEGHPRDMPEHFPVCQCP; this is translated from the coding sequence GTGCTTGATGTCGGGATAAAAAAACAGCTCCGGGATTTCACCCTGGATGTAGCGTTTCAGGTAAAACCGGGGAAGATCCTCGTGATCATGGGGGCAAACGGATCCGGGAAATCGACCACGCTCTCGAGTATCGCCGGCCTCCTCCGGCCCGACAGCGGGTATGTCAGGCTGGGGGGAGAAGATATTTTTGATTCTGCTACCGGCATGAATCTTCCACCGGAAGACCGGCAGACCGGGTATGTATTCCAGAATTCTGCCGTTTTTCCCCATCTCACGGCCTGGGAAAATATCGCCTTTGGCCTCAGGGCCCGGCATGAAAAACGGGAGATCATTGAATCCCGCGTTTCCTCCCTCCTGAAAAAGATGGATATCCGGAATCTCTCGGAGGTGAAGGCAAGGGATCTCTCCGGCGGGCAAAAACAAAGGGTAGCCCTTGCCCGGGCAATCGCAGTCCAGCCGAAGATCCTGATGCTTGACGAACCGTTCACCGGGCTGGATGTCGACAGTATCAGGGCCGTGAGGGATCTCACGCGGGCAGTGGTGACCGAGATGCAGATACCCTGTCTCCTCGTTACGCACCGTGTCGGTGACATCCTTGAAATCGGTGACAAATCGTGCGTTTTATGCTGCGGGAAAAAAGAATGGGAAGGCCACCCGCGGGATATGCCCGAACACTTCCCTGTCTGCCAGTGCCCGTGA
- a CDS encoding ABC transporter permease: MKIPGYRKQSLHRTLTLIGAAVLIASVTLYLALPVAALFFRITPDLFISTLADPEVASALWLSLFTSTVSLAVVILVGTPFAYVHCRNTYPGKVIVDTLIDLPLVLPPAVAGVALLVLWGRVGILGRYFNMLGIPIAFTTLAVIMAQIFVASPFYLRQAKSLFEQLDPSYEQAALTLGASPLRTFALVTLPLTAGGLVSGAVMTFGRALGEFGATIMFAGNLPGVTQTMPLAVYVGMEGNLSVGLTISILLVLISFAIMIAVRLLAQREVPRA; this comes from the coding sequence ATGAAGATTCCAGGATACAGAAAACAGAGTCTCCATCGCACGCTCACACTGATCGGGGCGGCAGTCCTGATCGCATCCGTTACGCTCTATCTCGCGCTTCCCGTTGCAGCCCTCTTCTTCCGTATAACGCCGGATCTCTTCATCTCGACCCTTGCCGATCCTGAAGTGGCAAGCGCCCTCTGGCTGAGCCTTTTTACCTCTACTGTTTCCCTGGCAGTCGTCATCCTTGTCGGGACGCCGTTTGCGTACGTGCACTGCCGGAACACGTACCCCGGAAAAGTGATCGTGGACACCCTCATCGACCTCCCGCTGGTACTCCCCCCGGCAGTAGCCGGGGTGGCCCTTCTCGTCCTCTGGGGAAGGGTCGGGATACTCGGCCGGTACTTCAATATGCTCGGCATCCCGATTGCGTTTACAACGCTTGCCGTTATCATGGCCCAGATCTTTGTCGCCTCCCCGTTCTACCTCCGGCAGGCCAAATCCCTCTTCGAACAGCTGGACCCTTCCTATGAGCAGGCCGCCCTCACGCTCGGGGCATCGCCGTTACGCACCTTTGCCCTTGTCACCCTGCCCCTGACTGCCGGGGGCCTTGTCTCCGGTGCCGTCATGACCTTTGGCCGGGCGCTCGGCGAGTTCGGGGCAACGATCATGTTTGCCGGGAACCTTCCCGGGGTAACGCAGACCATGCCGCTCGCGGTATACGTGGGCATGGAGGGCAACCTCTCGGTCGGGCTTACTATCTCCATCCTCCTTGTCCTGATCTCGTTTGCCATCATGATTGCCGTCCGGCTCTTGGCACAACGGGAGGTGCCGCGTGCTTGA
- the modA gene encoding molybdate ABC transporter substrate-binding protein yields MKIASLGIILGMLVLCALFAGCTTSSAPAQAPVTAVATVAPSAPAATPQPAATTALPASTPAAVATTGTPAPVYTASEGNVVAYTAASLKGVSPKLASDFEAMYPGHHVVFNLDGTQALKTQVQNGAYADVFISASNAYTTELTKGGYFVDGTVKPLTSNYVIVILPASNPANIQSLADLSKPGLKIAMGDKSVPAGAATYGALANLAKSTFNPAWNTSVFKNVVTYETSEPGVATKVALGEVDAGFVYESTYTAAPKGTYTAITIPKKDNYLQTYTIGILKGSTNKGSAADFENFMLSSVGQQDLRDYGFRAISTT; encoded by the coding sequence ATGAAGATCGCATCTCTTGGTATTATTCTCGGAATGCTGGTACTCTGTGCCCTCTTTGCCGGGTGCACGACAAGTTCAGCTCCGGCTCAGGCTCCGGTTACCGCGGTTGCGACTGTCGCTCCCTCAGCCCCCGCTGCAACTCCGCAGCCGGCCGCAACCACCGCTCTCCCGGCCTCGACACCGGCTGCGGTAGCAACCACGGGCACTCCCGCCCCGGTGTACACTGCCTCCGAAGGCAATGTAGTGGCGTACACCGCCGCATCCCTCAAGGGAGTATCCCCGAAACTGGCAAGCGATTTCGAAGCAATGTACCCGGGCCACCATGTGGTCTTCAACCTCGACGGCACCCAGGCGCTCAAGACCCAGGTGCAGAACGGTGCCTATGCCGATGTCTTCATCTCAGCGAGCAATGCCTACACCACCGAGCTCACGAAAGGCGGTTATTTTGTTGACGGGACGGTAAAACCCCTGACATCGAATTACGTTATCGTGATTCTCCCGGCAAGCAACCCGGCAAACATCCAGTCCCTTGCCGATTTATCCAAGCCCGGCCTCAAGATTGCGATGGGAGACAAGAGCGTTCCGGCAGGAGCCGCAACCTATGGTGCCCTTGCCAACCTTGCCAAATCTACCTTCAACCCGGCCTGGAATACCTCGGTGTTCAAGAACGTGGTAACGTACGAGACCTCCGAACCCGGTGTTGCCACGAAGGTCGCGCTCGGCGAAGTGGATGCCGGTTTTGTCTATGAATCAACGTATACTGCAGCCCCGAAGGGTACCTACACGGCGATCACCATCCCGAAAAAGGACAATTATCTCCAGACCTACACCATCGGCATCCTGAAGGGCTCCACGAACAAGGGATCAGCAGCCGATTTCGAGAACTTCATGCTCTCCAGTGTCGGCCAGCAGGACCTCAGGGACTATGGCTTCCGGGCCATCTCAACCACCTAA
- a CDS encoding ATP-binding protein, giving the protein MVSRKLFSSLYTTLGIIFILMLFLMVIYENVKQFANPSLTLWESHVITILFTSILSVVILYYPLRTAHREQQNAKDALLHQLEAEEKLRQSEMQYRSFVESAEDSLYTVDLDLRYLLINTRHLARRGLSPDMYFGKRYGDFHSEQETRVFAASVDQVVKTKSYVQDEYEQNGRHFLRKLNPVIDPANNEVTAVTVISSDITGRRRTEKNLEDTNRKLSLMNDITRHDILNQLSVLNSYLSLAEERSDDHEVKKYLVRTEQVADTIHAQILFARDYQAIGVESPQWQNIHTTLIHARQSLKIASLDIDPACARFEIFADPLLVKVFYNLMENSLKYGNAGTMIRFSCRMFNEALLITCEDNGTGIPPEEKEKIFCRGYGKNTGLGLFLIREILAITGIEIHETGEPEKGARFEILVPKGGFRASPAA; this is encoded by the coding sequence ATGGTCTCCAGAAAGCTCTTTTCCTCGCTCTATACGACACTGGGTATTATTTTTATCCTGATGCTCTTCCTCATGGTCATCTACGAGAACGTAAAACAATTTGCCAACCCGTCTCTCACGCTCTGGGAATCGCACGTCATCACTATCCTTTTCACGAGCATTCTCTCTGTTGTCATCCTGTATTATCCCCTCAGGACTGCACATCGGGAGCAGCAGAACGCAAAAGATGCCCTCCTCCACCAGCTGGAAGCAGAAGAGAAACTGCGCCAGTCTGAAATGCAGTACCGCTCGTTTGTCGAATCTGCGGAGGACTCCCTTTACACCGTGGATCTGGATCTCCGCTATCTCCTGATCAATACCCGGCATCTTGCACGAAGGGGCCTTTCCCCGGATATGTATTTTGGTAAGAGATACGGGGATTTCCACTCCGAGCAGGAGACCCGGGTCTTTGCTGCCTCCGTGGATCAGGTTGTCAAAACAAAGAGTTACGTCCAGGATGAGTACGAGCAGAACGGGCGGCATTTCCTCCGCAAGCTCAACCCGGTTATCGACCCTGCGAATAACGAGGTCACGGCCGTCACGGTAATCTCATCGGATATCACCGGCCGCAGGAGAACCGAGAAAAATCTCGAGGATACCAACCGGAAACTCAGCCTGATGAACGATATCACGAGGCATGACATCCTCAACCAGCTCTCTGTACTCAACTCCTACCTTTCCCTCGCAGAAGAGCGATCCGATGATCACGAAGTGAAAAAATACCTTGTCAGGACCGAACAGGTTGCCGATACGATCCATGCGCAGATCCTGTTCGCCAGGGATTACCAGGCAATCGGGGTTGAATCCCCGCAATGGCAGAACATTCACACGACCCTTATCCATGCACGCCAGTCCCTGAAAATTGCCTCGCTTGATATCGATCCCGCCTGTGCCCGTTTCGAGATTTTCGCAGACCCGCTTCTCGTGAAAGTGTTCTACAATCTCATGGAAAATTCCCTGAAATACGGCAATGCCGGAACAATGATCCGCTTTTCCTGCCGGATGTTCAACGAGGCCCTTCTTATTACCTGCGAGGATAATGGTACAGGGATCCCGCCCGAAGAAAAAGAGAAGATCTTCTGCCGGGGATACGGGAAGAATACCGGGCTTGGTTTATTCCTGATCCGGGAGATCCTTGCCATTACCGGTATTGAAATCCACGAGACCGGTGAGCCGGAAAAGGGAGCCCGTTTCGAGATCCTTGTTCCGAAAGGCGGTTTCCGGGCTTCTCCTGCAGCCTGA
- a CDS encoding response regulator yields MLTTSIKNAVVQVSDLFRQDHPAVLQKSDGDCGELCASSPMMFISVLLVDDEPLLLDLGKTYLERTSGITVTTARSAAEALEHLSTGSFDVIVSDYQMPGMDGLALLREVRSRSRAQPFLLFTGKGREDVVIDALNNGADYYVQKGGDPHAQYAELVHKIRRAVRQQRAEASLRKKHEILRALLASSPNGIAFVRNRTLQWVNESMGMMLGYTRAEMKGMHLAQFYENEAIYTRIGSQIQSDLRATGKSKVITRFRHKAGFPIDAEIHIAPLDRGNLHYGHMITMMDISEKLAIARNHKTPAPLPHLELSPVIELDRNGEITYYNDAAIEAMIRYGSRGTLEEFFPQDMKEIIARLDEANTGSIYRDIGIGPAMFRVHITLSAQFQVIRLSALNISGPQKDPA; encoded by the coding sequence ATGCTCACGACATCAATAAAAAATGCTGTTGTCCAGGTATCGGACCTGTTCCGGCAGGATCATCCTGCAGTGCTGCAAAAGAGCGACGGAGATTGCGGTGAACTATGTGCCTCTTCCCCGATGATGTTCATATCTGTTCTTCTGGTGGATGATGAACCCCTGCTGCTGGATCTGGGAAAAACCTACCTTGAACGCACCTCCGGCATAACGGTAACGACTGCCAGATCTGCGGCAGAAGCGCTGGAACACCTCTCCACCGGGTCCTTCGATGTCATTGTGTCCGATTACCAGATGCCGGGAATGGATGGCCTTGCTCTCCTCAGGGAAGTCCGCAGCCGTTCGCGGGCCCAGCCGTTCCTCCTCTTCACTGGCAAAGGAAGGGAAGATGTGGTGATTGATGCACTCAATAACGGGGCAGATTATTATGTACAGAAAGGAGGCGATCCCCATGCGCAGTATGCCGAGCTGGTCCATAAGATCCGCCGTGCCGTCCGGCAACAGCGTGCAGAAGCCTCCCTCCGGAAGAAACACGAGATCCTCCGTGCGCTGCTGGCAAGTTCTCCCAATGGAATTGCCTTTGTCCGTAACCGCACACTCCAGTGGGTGAACGAATCCATGGGCATGATGCTCGGTTACACAAGGGCGGAGATGAAGGGGATGCACCTGGCGCAGTTCTACGAGAACGAGGCAATTTATACCCGTATCGGCAGCCAGATTCAGAGCGATCTCAGAGCAACGGGAAAATCGAAAGTGATCACCCGGTTCCGGCACAAAGCCGGTTTCCCGATCGATGCAGAGATCCATATAGCCCCGCTTGACCGGGGAAATCTCCATTACGGCCACATGATCACCATGATGGATATTTCCGAAAAGCTCGCAATCGCCCGGAACCACAAAACGCCCGCGCCATTGCCGCACCTCGAACTCTCTCCGGTCATCGAACTTGACAGGAACGGCGAGATCACCTACTACAATGATGCGGCGATAGAAGCAATGATCCGGTACGGAAGCCGGGGAACGCTTGAAGAATTTTTTCCGCAGGATATGAAGGAGATCATCGCCCGCCTGGATGAAGCGAATACCGGGTCGATCTACCGGGACATAGGGATCGGCCCGGCTATGTTCCGGGTCCATATCACGCTGAGCGCACAGTTCCAGGTAATACGGCTCTCGGCACTGAACATTTCCGGGCCACAAAAGGATCCTGCCTGA
- the phoU gene encoding phosphate signaling complex protein PhoU: protein MAEKFHVELKNLKTETVEMAQLGRSMLRNAVDALIRQDRELASSVVAQKEEIHAMEVRLEEHCYQLIALNQPMAKDMRVIACTLKVITASMRIGRYGKVIANIVKEISDKPHIANLMSIPHMADLVIDMVDDATRAYESDNLRFIEEFSARDDTIDALRHSIFREGITYMMEDPKNISRCTHYIMAARYLERCADHACKIAENVHYMHTGERIEIH, encoded by the coding sequence ATGGCAGAGAAATTTCATGTGGAATTAAAAAACCTGAAAACGGAAACCGTGGAGATGGCGCAGCTCGGAAGGAGCATGCTCCGCAATGCGGTGGATGCTCTTATCCGGCAGGACCGGGAACTGGCATCGTCGGTGGTTGCACAAAAGGAAGAGATCCATGCCATGGAAGTCCGGCTCGAGGAGCACTGTTACCAGCTCATCGCCCTCAACCAGCCCATGGCAAAGGATATGCGGGTCATCGCCTGCACGCTCAAGGTAATCACGGCTTCCATGCGGATAGGGAGGTATGGCAAGGTTATCGCCAACATCGTTAAGGAGATCTCTGACAAGCCCCACATAGCGAACCTCATGAGCATCCCGCATATGGCTGACCTGGTCATCGATATGGTCGATGATGCAACCCGGGCCTATGAATCGGACAACCTCCGGTTCATCGAGGAGTTCTCGGCCCGCGACGACACCATCGATGCCCTCCGGCACTCCATCTTCCGCGAGGGAATCACGTACATGATGGAGGATCCCAAGAACATCTCCCGCTGCACCCATTACATCATGGCGGCCCGGTACCTTGAACGCTGTGCCGATCATGCCTGCAAAATTGCCGAGAATGTCCATTACATGCACACCGGGGAACGCATCGAGATCCACTAA
- the pstB gene encoding phosphate ABC transporter ATP-binding protein PstB: MSESPVISTKNLNLWYHEKHALQSVSMQIPQKKVTALIGPSGCGKSTLLRCFNRLNDLIAHVKITGEIMLDNENIHAPETDVVTLRKKVGMVFQKPNPFPKSIWENVAYGPQVHGIRDRAELDRIVEKSLRHAAIWDEVKDRLNDSALGLSGGQQQRLCIARTLAVEPEVILMDEPCSALDPIATAKIENLIELLKKEYTVIIVTHNMQQAARVSDYTGFMYLGKLIECGKTAQIFEHPKEELTENYITGRFG; encoded by the coding sequence ATGTCTGAAAGTCCTGTTATTTCCACAAAAAACCTCAACCTCTGGTATCACGAGAAGCATGCGCTCCAGTCGGTCTCGATGCAGATCCCCCAGAAAAAGGTGACCGCGCTTATCGGTCCCTCGGGATGCGGCAAGTCCACGCTGTTGCGCTGTTTCAACCGGTTGAACGATCTCATCGCCCACGTGAAGATCACGGGCGAGATCATGCTTGACAACGAGAATATCCATGCCCCCGAAACCGACGTGGTCACGCTCCGGAAAAAGGTGGGCATGGTCTTCCAGAAACCCAACCCGTTCCCCAAATCCATCTGGGAGAATGTTGCTTACGGCCCGCAGGTCCATGGCATCCGGGACAGGGCAGAACTCGACCGGATTGTCGAGAAGAGTCTCCGTCACGCAGCTATCTGGGACGAAGTGAAAGACCGGCTCAACGACTCGGCACTCGGGTTGTCCGGCGGTCAGCAGCAGCGGCTCTGCATTGCCCGCACGCTCGCTGTAGAGCCCGAGGTCATCCTGATGGACGAGCCCTGTTCGGCGCTCGACCCGATCGCAACCGCGAAGATCGAGAACCTCATCGAGCTCTTGAAAAAGGAGTACACGGTGATCATCGTCACTCACAACATGCAGCAGGCTGCCCGGGTCAGCGATTACACCGGATTCATGTACCTGGGAAAACTCATCGAGTGCGGAAAGACCGCCCAGATCTTCGAACACCCGAAGGAAGAACTGACCGAGAATTATATTACCGGGCGGTTCGGGTGA
- the pstA gene encoding phosphate ABC transporter permease PstA, protein MVTSKSTVPGSVSSPRTAQISLIKEQAIKTVFFCTAFLAVIVVTFILLFLLRDGYPIFGEVGIIPFLFGMTWAPTAMEPLFGIFPLIVGTLLVTLGAMVFAVPLSIGCAIYISELASPRVKTILKPAVELLAGIPSVVYGFFGLIVLTNFIRLSFDIPTGETWLAASVLLGVMALPTIISVSEDAISSVPHEYKEGSLAIGATRWQTISRVLVPAALSGIAAAVILGIGRVVGETMAVLMVAGNAAIIPDPIWNILSPLRTLTATLGIEMGEVSIGSEHYSALFGIAVVLLVITLIINLSAVAILRHIKEGRTGQATRKPLISPARKESLLQFCRGAGLVLVLLFLLIAAPWWLAAVVLLAGGIWYYAKDRVSENHIQTIAFCLVGAAAVIVLAILVIILQDIVINGLPAMSWEFLTQPPRDLGRAGGIFPAIMGTLYLVMGAIAIALPLGVGAAIYLVEYTREGKITRLIRTGVDLLNGTPSIVFGLFGFAFIVLYLNVGVSLLAGQVTLALMVLPTVIRTTEESLKNIPQSLREGSLALGATRWQTISRVVLPPAVPGIVTGAILSIGRAAGETAPIMFTAVVFSSRFLPTSVLQPVMALPYHLFILATNVPGSSTNKYGTALVLLLLVIGFYAVAILVRTHFQNKARG, encoded by the coding sequence GTGGTTACCAGCAAAAGCACTGTACCGGGTAGTGTTTCATCTCCCCGCACAGCCCAAATCTCCCTGATTAAGGAACAGGCAATCAAAACCGTTTTCTTCTGCACAGCATTCTTAGCCGTAATCGTAGTCACCTTCATTCTTCTCTTCTTGTTACGGGACGGGTATCCGATCTTCGGGGAAGTCGGGATCATCCCGTTCCTTTTCGGGATGACCTGGGCTCCGACAGCAATGGAACCATTGTTTGGTATTTTTCCGCTGATTGTCGGGACCCTCCTTGTCACGCTCGGGGCAATGGTCTTTGCCGTCCCGCTTTCCATCGGCTGTGCAATCTACATTTCGGAACTCGCATCCCCCCGGGTAAAAACGATCCTCAAGCCGGCAGTTGAACTGCTGGCCGGTATCCCCTCGGTGGTGTACGGGTTCTTCGGGCTCATCGTGCTCACGAACTTCATCCGGCTCTCGTTCGATATCCCCACCGGGGAAACCTGGCTTGCGGCCTCGGTACTGCTTGGTGTCATGGCCCTTCCCACGATCATCAGCGTTTCCGAGGATGCCATCAGTTCGGTGCCCCATGAGTACAAGGAAGGATCGCTTGCCATCGGTGCAACCCGGTGGCAGACGATCAGCCGGGTACTGGTACCGGCAGCCCTCTCGGGGATTGCCGCCGCGGTTATCCTTGGCATCGGGAGAGTTGTCGGCGAGACCATGGCCGTCCTGATGGTGGCCGGCAACGCGGCTATCATCCCGGATCCGATCTGGAATATCCTCTCGCCGTTGAGGACCCTGACTGCAACGCTCGGGATCGAGATGGGCGAAGTCTCGATCGGCAGCGAACACTACAGTGCCCTGTTCGGCATCGCCGTGGTCCTGCTGGTCATCACGCTCATCATCAATCTCTCCGCGGTTGCCATCCTCCGCCATATCAAAGAAGGCAGGACCGGGCAGGCAACACGAAAACCGCTCATCTCCCCGGCAAGGAAGGAATCCCTCCTGCAGTTCTGCCGGGGTGCCGGTCTCGTGCTGGTGCTCCTCTTCCTGCTCATTGCAGCCCCGTGGTGGCTTGCTGCGGTGGTGCTGCTCGCCGGTGGCATCTGGTATTATGCGAAAGACCGGGTCTCGGAGAACCATATCCAGACCATCGCCTTCTGTCTTGTCGGTGCGGCGGCCGTTATTGTCCTTGCCATTCTCGTCATCATCCTGCAGGACATTGTCATCAACGGCCTGCCGGCAATGTCGTGGGAGTTCCTGACCCAGCCCCCCAGGGATCTCGGCCGGGCCGGCGGGATCTTCCCGGCAATCATGGGGACGCTCTATCTCGTCATGGGTGCTATTGCCATTGCTCTCCCGCTTGGAGTCGGGGCGGCGATCTATCTTGTTGAGTATACCCGTGAAGGGAAGATCACCCGGCTCATCCGGACCGGCGTCGACCTGCTGAACGGTACGCCTTCCATTGTCTTTGGTCTCTTCGGGTTCGCCTTCATTGTCCTCTATCTCAATGTCGGTGTCTCGCTGCTGGCCGGGCAGGTCACACTCGCCCTGATGGTACTGCCGACCGTTATCCGCACCACGGAAGAATCGCTGAAAAATATCCCGCAGTCATTGCGGGAAGGCAGCCTGGCGCTGGGAGCGACCCGGTGGCAGACGATCAGCCGGGTTGTTCTCCCGCCGGCAGTGCCGGGGATCGTAACCGGTGCCATCCTCTCGATTGGCAGAGCCGCGGGAGAGACCGCACCGATCATGTTCACGGCAGTGGTGTTCTCGTCCCGGTTCCTGCCAACCTCAGTCCTCCAGCCGGTCATGGCGCTGCCCTACCACCTCTTTATCCTTGCAACCAATGTGCCCGGCTCATCCACCAACAAATACGGGACCGCGCTCGTCCTGCTCCTGCTGGTGATCGGATTCTACGCGGTCGCAATCCTGGTACGAACACATTTCCAGAACAAGGCCCGGGGATGA